The region CTTTTATGGCAGACCAATGAAAATTTGTAGTCTTCCACTATTTTGAAAATTTTACAACGTGCCTTTAATACAATCAAAGAACCCAATGCTAAAATTTAAAACTAAAATTAACAGCTTCAATATGAATTTTTCCTTCTTCTGTAATCCACACAGCTCAAATCCCAAGATCTTCAGTCAGTCTTGAAGGTCCTCTTACTCAGATTCAAGATCCGCTCCAAGAATTTGTTTCTACTAGTACCTTGTATGAGATCTTCATTTATATAAAGGAACAAAAAATTCCAACTTTGTTTTGCATCAACCTTTACTCAATTTTACCAAATTCTTTGGTGGATATGAGatccttttctttttttctccTGCTGAATTATAAATTCCGAACAACACAAtgaagctagcgaaaatatacTCGAACGCATCACACGCTCGAACATTCAACaaagtcgccatcgaactttatttatccccaaagggatgggaaaacatcgataaaaccggggggaaagagatatgatgggtaagaaagtcggttatgcaaggggaaggtattagcacccctaacatccatggtactccatgggaaccattttgattgttctcgctcaaataggtgttatatctaagattattcgcaaaagaatggggaaaggaaaataaatagataaagtGATCGGTGAGGATTtaggccctcatgcctacgtatcctcatagtgcaatgaggaattcagagcttcgtagttcaaggaactagtGGTGAGAGGTGAAAAAGaagtgtgatcaaagtatggtATGAACCAAAGGATTATGTTATGTGAAATCCAAAAGaggtgaaaagatgaacccaagagtaaggtggtTATTACCAATACGTGGgctagcaggccgccactatagggtaaaACCGAAAAGACGAAGAAATAGGTGTTTGGGCATGGTCCCAAGCATCTTTTGGTTCACAAGGTAATGTAAGAAAgagcacaaagaggtagtgtatttggctcaaagataactggtATGTCACATGAAGTGAAGGAAGGTAGACTATGAGCGTATCATGGAGATGAACGAAATGAATTGACCAAAGTCACATAATTGAATATttggtgataagtgactgaagaagtattgtATGAAATTGAGAGGTGAAagtatattggaatccataggagaaataAAATTCataccatagagggaaacaacgttaaccgatatgtggactagcagaccgccactatagggtgtttagccgaaaaaggaaggaattaagtgtttCGGGTTGTAGCCCAAACACCTCTAGGTAGAAATGTGGACTATACGCTATacgtcctaaaagggtatatatggaattccaaagaaagtggtatttcgatgtcaaaggaataatatgtcactgggtgaacgattcATGATCGAAGGTAGGTGATGAATAGTGAAAGATATGAGTGATGCCTTAAGGAGGAGGAGGAATGATTAGAAGtttgctcgccaaggattcacatcctcgtgcctacgtattctcattgtgcaatgagaaagtcagagcaatcgtagttcggaaccaCGAGAATATAGGGAGAGATATTTGTCTAAGCAACGGGGGCTCACAAGACAAATACCACTTCAGGGGATGATTGCAGTATTGTATAGTACCAGGACTAGTATATCACTCGCTGGGGAAACAAATAGTTCGAGATCAATGAAGGATAGTATCCTGGATCCAAGGAAGGGGTAgactcttaatcgaagagcaagataggcatttaccaatatatgggctagcaggccgccactatacGGTAAAGCAAAAAAGAAAGACTAAATTAAGTGTTtgaggttgtagcccaaacaTCTCTTGATTGAGGAGATATAccaaaaggatagacaaggagtccaaggagaaatATGATTGATCTAAAAAAGATGATATTGTTGAttgaatggatgaagaatgattgattgataagtagggtagcaatagataaggtagattgataaataagatagctcgtgaagaatctgaattctcctgcctacgtatccttatggtgcaataaggaaatcagagctttcgtagttcagtCTACTACACCTGAAAGTAAGATGATTGGAGGCACAAAAAAATTGAATGGTTGAATTGAAATGATTAGAATGGAGAATGAGTAGACTTGGCAGTTGTAGaataagaatcacactaaagtctatgagtaaaggtggatacgataagcaacgagccaaacgtctcgcacccaaagatatccagaatgagtgtaggaaagctccactctcattccttctttactacttaaggaTCGTGGCATGTAAATCTTGtcttaactttcaagtggagagaAAAGAATCTTTGTTGTTTCTTGTATTGATGAAGATCTTATCAATCAttcgattcgaattgcactaaagtctatgaatagaggtgaatacgatgagtgttgggtcattcgtcccatacccaaagatactcagaatgggggtaggaattctccattcccattccttctccattgcttaaggctcgtgtcgtacaacttgattcatgattgataagttgttgatgtagtccttgCTTGTTGCATGATGCTTTGTGAAGAGAGACTTGCCAATCGTGTGATTCaaattatgctaaagtctatgaatataggtgaatacgatgagcgttgggcatacgtcccatacccaaagatactcagaatgggggtaggaatactccatTCCCATTCtttctccattacttaaggctcatgccacacaattccaactttgatttaacaagctCTTGTACTTTTCCACCTTTGAAGCATttgtataatccgctgcttgatatgactgaggatgccttgattgaagatctttACTTGAGGCCTTAGACTCCACAGCTTAGAAGAAAAATCTTATTAAGTGATCGATGGATTTAGTCACTTaaattagactgtgggattatacaagttcaaaggatttaattagTCAAAAatgcttttgatcaatttaatcatgggtttgTTTTGATTGGAGAGACTAGGTTAGCACCTAATCTAATGGTTAACATGGACTTAgactatcctaagggatcatgtcATGATTAGTCAAAAATTCGATTAAAAGCCTATATTAAAAATTCCTAAGGGAACATGTCCTTGTTAAGAATTGGTTAAAGTTCTATGCAAAATCCTAATTCTAGGGGAGCATGTGATTTTCTAAGTAAAATGTCCAAAATTAcccctaaagggtaaaatggtcttTTGATAATTTTTATCGAATCTAAAATTCTAATTATGAAAATTCTATTTGTACTCCTAATTGGTATAATTAACCTAAATTCTATAAATCAAAATTATCTAATtaacaaaacaaataacaaataaaATAGTGTGAGCCTTTGTAAAATAGGGGGTGCAGGCCTGATTTGTATGCAGGAAAAAGAGAGCAAAACAGAGTCCAAATGCATGGGCCTCAGTTGCCAAAGGCCAATGCTAAACAGATTTTTTTTCAGCCAGGGGTGCAGTAGAAAAATTGGGATGATAGAGGGATGCATTGGGCTTGGAATATGGCAAGCCCAAATAGAAATAAGCCCAAAGCTTGAGAGATGTGTTGGGAAAAACCAGTAAGAATTTGAATGTCTTGCGCGCCTTTTCCATGACAGTTCAGATTGCCGATGCCAGAGCTCTACCGCGGACCATCGCGCTGGGAATCGCTTCCGACGGTGGTGGCTACCGGAAATGAAAATCGGAAACACCTTCATCTTCGTATCCATCTCATGAACAAGAATCTAAGCTCCAAACTCTCAAATTTCTAGTCTAAATTCATAACTGAAACCAAACTCTCAAGAATCCCTAAAAAATCAGATCTACAATACATCTCCATGAACAAGATCCGGAGCTCTTTATGATAGGGGTTTGCAATAATATGGTGCAAGGTTCAACATAGCAACcgaaaatgaaatggaatgaaGAAAAAATGGACCTACCTCTGAAGCTGAGATTTGATCCGCCGAGTGTTGATCGGAGAAGATGAAGACGGAAAATCACTTGTACAAATAAGTGAGATATTGCCTTTGTTTCTGGTTCGCTTGTTCTCTAGttcttcttcttcaaaaataCTGCAGTGTGATGAGGTTGATCTCACCcttcttgaagcttcaatggAGTTTTGGGAAATTGAGCTTTGAGTGTGAGAGGGAGAGGATTCAGAGAAAACTTGCAGAGAATTGAAGGTGATAATTGCAAAAGTGTAGAATGTGTAGAGACTTTcaaatgatgatgaagatgagaatTTATAGTGATTAGGCTTGTGATTAATGaggcttggagttagttaaaTGAGGTCTGGAGTTAGTTGGGATGAACTCAGTGAGTTTAGGCAGTTAACTCACTGGGTTGGAATGGTGGTTTATGACTGGCTATTGTAGGTGAGAACTTGGATGAAATCAGGCTTTCATGTTGGCTAATGACATGTTATTTATTTGATTTAGGCATGGGTGACTTGCAACTGTAGGTTACTCATTGTGTGGTTATGTTGTGTTTGTGCAGGTtcaagtgtttgtgaatttgaTGCACTTGGTTTGCTGCAAAATTATTGTGTTCATAATGCATGTGGTTGAAGCTTGATGAAGTAACGAACCTTGGAGTGTTGTCGAATGCTCACGGTTCTTCCGGTGTTCATGCAGGTGTGCATACTTGTCTTGGACGGAAAGCCTTGGCTAACTTCAATGATGAAGGATCATGCTTCAACCCTAAAGTTCTCTTCTCACATTAGTAGTGCAAAAATCCTGTAAAATAAGCTATGAGTCGCCTCAAACAgggaatgagtcgactcaaatagaATTTTTCCCATGATTGAGTCAACCTGTCCGGACCCGCGACGAAATGTATATAAGGAAAACTGGAAATGAGTCGATGCAAGGCATGAATGAGCCGACTCAACTAGGATTCCCCATAATTGAGTCGATCTACGGGTCGACTTGTTCAGACCCGAAGGGGCAACACTCAAGAAAAGAAGGGGATGAGTCGACACAAGGAGTGAGTGAGTCGACTCACTCAAGTTTTCCAGAATTGAGTCGACCTGTGGGTAGACCTGTTCGGATCCGAAGGTTTTGCaccgagtcatgagtcgactcacagagTAAAAACACCCAAAAATGAGTTTTTGCCATGCATTACACCCTTTTTTACACATTTTTTTGTATGTAATGAATGTTTTAGGGATGAAAATGAAAGGAATGGACCCATTGAATGAAAACGACTTGGCTTAATACGTGAACATGACCATAAACTCAAACTCAAGACCTATAGTTGACACATAAAGCGAGAAATATGATCCTATGGACCATGCCATGGTGGTATGACAACAGTCAAGTGAATCAATGAAGGTGGATAAAAGTTATGAGACCACGGACTCAGATTATGACAAATAGACTCGAACACCCCTGATGGAACCACAATCACACACTGAGTGAAAGACTTCATGAGATTAGGATTTTGGGGACCTCTTTGCCTTGGCGCAAGTCCAAACCAAGCATTCTCAATTATTATACAAACAAACCAAAGCCATGCAAGTCAAACACTTGAAATCCATGGTAATGAATGGTGCTTGTGCATGAGTTATTAATGCATGCGAATGAACCCTAGTCAAATGGCTAGATGGAGATGTGAagaaaaggggagggaaaattttggggtacaacatACAACACATTACTATTATTGACATGCACCTCAAGAACTTCATAAACATCAAAGACAAAAGACCATCCTCTATGATAAATCTCGCCTCTATAAGAATTGAGAAGCAACCAATTACGAAAAAGAATTAGTAGTTAGCTTTCATCTCTATAAAATATATATATCTTTCTCTACCATAGCCGGTATGCCACATGGTCAACATACTCTATAAGCACCGACTGATCAATGGGTCCTCCCTGGATAGCTCAATCAGTCTGCATAGACGACTCTGTCGGTAGAGTCGTAACCTTTATGTCAGCAATAACATATGGGACAGAATCTGTGGAAGCCATCTTATCAGCAAAAATCACATTTGGTTGGACCACGTCATCTGCAACATGGACATCTAACTAGACCACCTCATCTGCCACCTCACAGCAACCTCAGCAGCAACATGTGTCGCATCTGTCTCGACCGCTAGATCATGAACATCCTAAACCAGCACATCTGGAGTATGAACATTCCCAGCGTCATCTCTGGGTTGCTCGACTGATCTCACTGCTTGACGTCGGGTGCTACAGAGTGCGTGAAACTGCCCCTGGTCAGCCAACCATTTACGATGTGAACCGATTAGAACCAATCGTCTAGCCCGTATCTAGAAAGACTCGGCCTCAACAGTTTAGCCTGGTCTGCCGCTCTATATGTTACTTTGTCTGCAATAGTGTCGTCCATGCCCCTGTATTTCATTAAAAAAACAGGAAAAAAAGATTAATtctaaattttttaaaatttccCTAATTTCATCGAAAATTATGATATTTTCGTGAAAAAACAATTTTTTATAACCATCAGAAGTTCTGAAATTTCCAAGGAAAATGTTTTCAAAAACACCGAAAATTTTGAAAATCATGATACAAAATTCACGCAAATTAAGAAATTTATGGTAGAAAACATgttgattttgaaatttttgagAGTGTAATTGAAATTTCCGATATCACTCCAAAGAATTCGTAATTCGCGCGTGAGGTTGGTAAGTtttgaaaaaaagtgaaaaatattttcaaGGTTAATATTGTCTAGCGATTGGGGGTGCCAGATACTTGGGGTGTGGAAAATTGAAACCTCCCCATGTATGGGTTGAGGCCCAACAAAGGCCCAGTTATCTAAAATGTCTCTACGGCTGCCCCTAGCACCTTGAGCTGCCGTGCCGGGACAAGGAGAATATGGAAGAAGACCTGGACGATGTCGTTCCATGTACATCCCTCGCCGTCGAGTCTATCCTTCGAGTCGGAACGGTAACATCGTTTATCCTTCTTAACTTCCTCATTTCCCAAATCAAACACCATTTAAAACTGTAAATTCATCCTCAGGCCGGTGCAATTTGGGGTTTGTGTACTGGTCCCTACGACGCTCGTACACAGGGTAAACTAAATTTAGTTAAATTAAATTTCTCCAATACAATGAGACTCGTTCTTATGAATTTCTAGCTCGTAATCATTGATTTCTGTTTACAGGTCTTAAAGGCATTGCCCGAGCTTATTTTGTGGTAAATatataattttgttttgttttggtagttttttacttcaaaatttgaTGCTGGGGTTTACTATTTTATGGTTTGATTTGGGTTGTCAAGTACAGGCAAACTCGGTTCGCGTATTTGGGACTCAATGCGGTAATTCAACTGTGGATATTCTATAAGATGATATCTGAGGAATGTATTCATCATGTTTTGTAGGATTAATGTTATTTGATTTTGTATTGTAGGACTTGTAGCTGGAGTTTTCAGCATTACTCACTGTGGTGTTAAGAAATACAGGAGGCGCAATGATTGggttagttagttagttagttcCTTCTGATTTATTAGTCCGTTAGATTGGAGAATTCTTAGGTTTATAAGTTTCATTTTCTAAGTGATGAAGGACTCGTAACAATGATGTGGTGTATACAAGTGCAAGTAATTGTGCTTTTAACAAATATGGGTTAGTGATGAAGCTTAGACTTTGTTCCTTAACCCTAAAGTGGAATTTTGTTTTAAAGATTTTGTGTTACTCTTGCTTGGATTAACAACGCTTTATACGTTATAGGCACTGAGTGGTCATTTATAACAAGCTGTTAATTGAAATTTAGACATCTCGGTCATGTTACATAGCTACTAATTTGTCAACAGATGAGGTGTGTCAACAGACAGGATGCAGTAAATTACTATACTTACTAGTCCAAAGTTGTCAAAGAAGAAAGTCTAAACTCCATTACCTCACTTGTCTAGAAATGTTAAAGATGATTCAACCCTAAAGTCAGTCCCAGATTTGAAAAGGGGAAAGTATATACATATAACTTCCTCGCAGTCGAGCAGTGTTGTCGATGGCAGATGGGGGTCCATGGTGGAGAGCCAAAATCCCACCATACCGGCTGTGTTGAGGCGCTGTCATAGTGGGTTATGGCCAGTGTAGTCAAGATCGAGTGCTGGGTCTTAAGATCTTACGATCTTACGTGCTGAAGTTGCTTTTAAGTGCTACGATCTTAGAAAAAACTTTTTTGTGCACTTTGTGGTCAAGATCGAGTCTAGATCTTACGATCTTACGTGCTGAAATTGCCTTTTATATGACTATCATGATATGGGAATACATAATATCTTAGATGATTAGACTTGTTTGTTAGATTTATGTTTTTTGAACTAACTTATTTTGAATAAAGTCTTTTGAACTTGTTAAATTATGGAATGATGGTTATGAGTTATTAATTAAATTGGTTGAATTTTGTAATTTATGGATTATTTTGTTCATGCATTATAGATTTCATGTTTTTGTGTGTATGTATATATGTCAAATTACCATTTTGTCCTTCGGCAAGATCTTAAGTGCTGTGCTACAATTCTAGTTTTATGATCTTTTACAAGCCGTCCGATCCTACTTAAGATCCCGTGCTTGATTATGGCGGAAAAACCGCAATATCGGCTGATATTTACCATTGCGTCAAACCCAAAAGCAGCCACTGATATCCACCATGGTGCCGCTGTGGCCGGTATTTGATAACACTTCCGTTGAGTCTATCCTTCGAGTCGGAAGGATAATGAGTACTTGTAATGAGTAGTTGTTCTTTTAACTATTTCGGAAttgttgtaaaatattttactgatatattaaaaagttattcttacatgttacatctacatgctttaaataagagagaatagaaaacctaatgggctttgactaatgggcctcattactaatagaaataattactatttacaATCTAATATTTACAACAGTCCCCCTCAAGCTGGTGAATGGATATCTATCATTCCCAGCTTGCAAGTAAGTTACCTGAATCTTTCTGTTGGTAAGCCTTTTGTTAACACATCTGCCAGCTGATGCCTGGAAGGAACGTAAGATGTAGTTATCAGTCCACTATCCAACTTCTCTTTGATAAAATGTCGGTCAATCTCAATGTGTTTAGTCCTGTCATGCTGAACAGGATTATGAGCAATACTAATAGCCGATTTATTGTCACAAAACAATTTCATAGAACCTTCACATTGTATCTTCAAGTCTTCTAGAATTTGTTTCATCCACAATAGCTCACAAATTCCTAGTGCCATAGCTCTAAATTCTGCCTCGGCGCTTGATCGAGCAACTACACTTTGCTTCTTCCAAGCTACAAGGTTACCACACAGAAAAGTACAATAGTCTGACGTAGATCTTCTGTCACTCACTGATCCGGCATAATCCGCATCAGTGTAAGTCTCCATAGTTAGATTTCCACCTCTTTTAAACAAAAGTCCTCTCCCTGGAGTTGCTTTAAGATATTGTAGAACGCGGTCTACAGCCTGCAAATGTCTCACCCTCGGATCATGCATGAATTGGCTCACCACACTGACTGCATATGCCAAATCTGGTCTAGTGTGTGCCAAGTAAATCAATTTTCCCACTAATCTCTGATATTGACCCTTGTCAACTTTGTCACTTTCCTCCTCAAAGCTTATCCTGTGATTTTGTTCAATGGGAACACTTGCAGGTTTGCATCCAAGTTTGCCAGTTTCCTGCAAAAGATCAAGCACATACTTCCTTTGAGAAATAAAGATGCCTTGCTTTGAGTAGGCTACCTCAATTCCCAAGAAATACTTGAATTGCCCAAGGTCTTTCATCTCAAACTCTGCTGATAATTTCTCTTTGAGGAAATGTTTCTCAATCAAATCATCTCCTGTAacaataatatcatcaacatacacaaGAAGTACAGTCAGTTTTCCTCCTTGTGaatgtttaaaaaataaagtgtCGTCTCCTTGACTTTGCTTATAGCCCAAACACTTCATTGCCTTTGTGAATCTTCCAAACCATGCTCGAGGGGACTGCTTTAGTCCATATAAGGCTTTCTTCAATCTGCACACCTTGTTAGCTCCATTTGTTATGCCAACACCTGGTGGAATCtccatatacacttcttcctctaAGTCTCCATGCAAGAACGCATTTTTAACATCAAACTGTTGCAATTCCCATCCACATGAAGCAGCAAGAGATAGTAAAATTCGAACAGTATTCATCTTTGCCACTGGGGCAAATGTCTCCTCATAATCAATACCATACGTCTGAGTATAACCTtttgccactagtcttgctttgtACCGAGCAAGTGTACCATCAGATTTGTACTTTACAGTATAGATCCATCTGCATCCAACTGGACTTTTGTCTCTTTTCCTTTCAATAATCTCCCAAGTACCATTTTTTTCAAGTGCTCTCATTTCCTCATCCATAGCTTGGACCCAATTTCTATTTTGCAATGCTTCTTCAACAGATGATGGGAT is a window of Lathyrus oleraceus cultivar Zhongwan6 chromosome 6, CAAS_Psat_ZW6_1.0, whole genome shotgun sequence DNA encoding:
- the LOC127095507 gene encoding outer envelope pore protein 16-4, chloroplastic; the encoded protein is MEEDLDDVVPCTSLAVESILRVGTAGAIWGLCTGPYDARTQGLKGIARAYFVANSVRVFGTQCGLVAGVFSITHCGVKKYRRRNDWVNGLIGGAAAGAAVAARTRSWPQVIGMAGLVSVFCAAADYSRT